The following proteins come from a genomic window of Irregularibacter muris:
- a CDS encoding carbon starvation CstA family protein, with product MISFFLSIAALILGYMFYSKVVEKAFGADENIQTPAVRLEDGVDFVKMPAWKIFLIQFLNIAGTGPIFGAIAGALWGPAAFLWIVFGSIFAGGVHDYLSGMLSARHDGASIPEVVGKYLGPGFKNFMRGFSVLVLVLVGVVFITTPANLLAGLTPKSLNAAFWIYIIFAYYILATILPIDKVIGKIYPLFGISLLIMALGISGGIIFEGYKIPEITLANLHPNNLPIWPLMFISIACGAISGFHSTQSPMMARCITSEKQGRVIFYGAMIAEGIVALIWAAAAIAFFGSTGELNAQMTANGGQGWVVSTISTSLLGKIGGALAILGVVACPITSGDTAFRNARLTIADFLNFKQSPIKNRLIVVVPLFAIGFILTRIDFNILWRYFAWSNQTLAMIVLWAAAMYLSLRKQIHWIATVPATFMTAVSITYILVAPEGFQLSSSIAYPIGLVVAASSLAVFLVAAKKKAKGGHLENKIKA from the coding sequence ATGATATCATTTTTTCTATCCATCGCTGCCCTTATACTGGGTTATATGTTTTACAGCAAGGTTGTAGAAAAAGCCTTTGGCGCGGATGAAAACATCCAGACACCCGCAGTTAGACTTGAAGATGGCGTTGATTTTGTAAAAATGCCTGCATGGAAAATTTTCTTAATTCAGTTCTTAAACATAGCCGGTACAGGACCTATCTTTGGTGCTATTGCCGGTGCATTATGGGGACCTGCTGCCTTTCTGTGGATTGTATTTGGTTCCATATTTGCCGGTGGTGTACATGATTACTTATCAGGAATGCTATCAGCAAGACATGACGGTGCAAGTATTCCTGAGGTTGTAGGAAAGTATTTAGGTCCCGGTTTTAAGAACTTCATGAGAGGCTTTTCAGTCTTAGTTCTTGTCCTTGTCGGTGTGGTTTTCATAACAACTCCTGCAAATCTATTAGCGGGATTAACTCCTAAATCACTTAATGCAGCTTTCTGGATTTATATAATATTTGCTTACTATATATTAGCTACTATCCTTCCAATTGACAAAGTTATAGGAAAAATTTATCCACTCTTTGGTATATCTCTTTTAATCATGGCTTTGGGTATATCCGGTGGTATAATCTTTGAGGGATATAAAATACCTGAAATTACTTTAGCTAACCTTCATCCAAATAATCTTCCCATTTGGCCATTAATGTTTATATCCATAGCCTGTGGAGCGATATCAGGCTTTCACTCAACACAATCACCTATGATGGCTAGATGTATTACTTCTGAAAAGCAAGGTAGAGTAATCTTTTATGGAGCCATGATCGCTGAAGGTATAGTTGCTCTAATATGGGCAGCAGCTGCAATTGCTTTTTTTGGCAGCACCGGAGAATTAAATGCACAAATGACTGCTAATGGTGGGCAGGGTTGGGTTGTAAGCACAATTTCCACCTCACTTCTCGGAAAAATCGGAGGAGCCCTTGCAATCCTTGGAGTTGTTGCCTGTCCTATAACTTCTGGGGATACAGCCTTCAGAAATGCAAGACTTACGATCGCTGACTTCTTAAACTTCAAACAAAGTCCAATAAAAAATAGACTTATAGTCGTTGTACCACTATTTGCTATTGGTTTTATATTAACTCGAATAGATTTCAACATACTTTGGAGATATTTTGCATGGTCTAATCAAACTTTAGCCATGATAGTACTCTGGGCAGCCGCTATGTATTTATCTTTAAGAAAACAGATTCACTGGATCGCTACAGTGCCAGCTACCTTCATGACTGCCGTTTCAATCACTTATATACTCGTTGCTCCTGAAGGCTTTCAGCTTTCATCTTCAATAGCTTATCCTATTGGGTTAGTGGTTGCTGCTTCATCCTTAGCAGTATTTTTAGTAGCCGCTAAGAAGAAGGCTAAGGGAGGACATTTAGAAAATAAGATTAAAGCCTAA
- a CDS encoding LytR/AlgR family response regulator transcription factor: MNCIIVDDEFPAIKELSYFIESFSSIKILEKFNDSIMALEYIQTQPVDVIFLDINMPKLDGIALSRVINTLKNKPLLVFITAYREYAVEAFEVCAFDYLLKPFSESRIIDTLQRLEGFSENLCSNNKITLWKKQKMFVLNINDILYCQANEHEVFIYTKEDQYKITSSISDFYRRLPQDNFFKSHRSYIVNLDKIIEIIPWFNNTYMLKLQGINDEVPVSRHNILTFRQLMGI; the protein is encoded by the coding sequence ATGAATTGCATTATTGTAGATGATGAGTTTCCTGCTATAAAGGAGCTAAGTTATTTTATTGAAAGCTTTAGTTCAATTAAAATACTGGAAAAGTTTAATGACAGTATAATGGCCCTTGAATATATACAAACCCAACCTGTAGATGTCATTTTTCTTGACATAAACATGCCCAAATTAGACGGTATTGCTCTAAGTAGAGTGATAAACACCTTGAAGAACAAACCTCTTCTGGTATTTATCACTGCCTATAGGGAGTATGCGGTGGAGGCCTTTGAAGTTTGTGCCTTTGACTATTTATTAAAGCCCTTTTCTGAGAGTAGAATAATCGATACTCTGCAAAGACTTGAGGGCTTCAGTGAAAATCTATGCAGCAACAATAAAATAACTCTATGGAAAAAGCAAAAAATGTTTGTATTAAACATAAACGATATACTCTACTGCCAGGCAAATGAACACGAAGTGTTTATTTACACAAAGGAGGATCAATATAAGATTACTTCAAGTATTAGTGACTTTTATAGGAGACTTCCCCAAGATAATTTTTTTAAATCTCATCGTTCCTACATTGTAAATCTGGATAAAATCATTGAGATAATTCCCTGGTTTAACAATACCTATATGTTAAAGCTTCAAGGGATCAATGACGAGGTACCGGTTAGCCGTCATAATATTTTAACATTTAGGCAGTTGATGGGCATATAA
- a CDS encoding sensor histidine kinase encodes MINLLKVLINNLSYVILIAFIISNINMFKKIIQKDEFRLFDHIILSLIFAIFGIVGTYSGTDVYGAIANTRIIGIMAGGILCGPFVGIVSGIIAGLHRFTYDIGGITSIPCAITTILTGFASAFIYIKGTRFEKWVYGLIGGFTMESIEMLLILLISKPYSSALSIVKSIYLPMSFTNAIGICMLILVIQRIFNEKDQIAATQAQLALEIANKTLPYFREIDSDSLKKVCSIIKDSAGTAAVAITDKDTILAHEGLGEEHHISGVPIQTTATRQVIDDGIMRILNHPKEIQCPNKKCPLKSAVIAPLKEDEEVIGTLKLYYAKENGISYTTQKLAIGLSMLISTQIEISKVGKLKELATKAELKALQAQINPHFLFNALNTITSFLRFNPNKARELIVNLSTYLRYNIEETNTLVDITEELEQVKAYVGIEKARFGDKLRVTYDIDEIIHIKIPSLIIQPLVENSIKHGILKGSGSGNVSIKVKRLNLNEVEVVVQDDGIGIPQAVIDSISNGTLRENKIGLCNVHNRLKYLYGKGIIIERPAIGTKVSFILQDNTKGDK; translated from the coding sequence ATGATAAATTTGTTAAAAGTCCTTATCAACAATCTAAGTTATGTAATTCTCATTGCTTTTATTATTTCAAATATAAATATGTTTAAGAAAATAATACAAAAGGATGAGTTTAGATTATTTGATCATATCATACTCTCTTTAATTTTTGCCATCTTTGGAATCGTAGGCACCTATTCAGGTACAGATGTTTATGGTGCAATAGCCAATACAAGAATCATTGGAATAATGGCTGGTGGAATATTATGCGGTCCATTTGTGGGCATTGTATCAGGAATAATTGCAGGTCTCCATAGATTCACCTATGATATAGGTGGCATAACTTCCATTCCCTGTGCAATAACCACTATTCTCACAGGCTTTGCTTCGGCCTTCATCTATATAAAGGGCACAAGATTTGAAAAATGGGTTTATGGACTCATTGGGGGCTTTACTATGGAAAGCATTGAAATGCTCCTGATACTTCTTATATCCAAACCCTATTCCAGTGCACTATCCATAGTAAAAAGTATCTATCTGCCCATGAGCTTCACAAATGCCATAGGGATATGTATGCTTATATTGGTTATACAGAGAATTTTTAATGAAAAGGATCAAATAGCTGCAACACAAGCCCAACTAGCCCTTGAAATAGCAAATAAAACCCTACCCTATTTTAGGGAAATTGACAGCGACTCCTTGAAAAAAGTATGCTCCATAATAAAAGATTCTGCAGGAACGGCCGCAGTTGCCATTACCGATAAAGATACTATTTTGGCCCATGAGGGTCTTGGGGAAGAGCATCATATCAGTGGAGTTCCTATTCAGACTACTGCTACCAGACAAGTTATTGACGATGGGATTATGCGAATTTTAAATCATCCTAAGGAAATCCAATGTCCTAATAAAAAATGCCCACTAAAATCAGCTGTAATTGCTCCCCTTAAGGAGGACGAGGAGGTTATAGGAACCTTAAAGCTGTACTATGCAAAAGAGAATGGAATTTCCTATACAACTCAAAAGCTGGCCATAGGTTTATCTATGCTCATATCCACTCAGATTGAAATAAGCAAGGTGGGCAAGCTTAAGGAGTTGGCTACAAAGGCAGAGCTTAAAGCCCTACAGGCACAGATTAACCCACATTTTCTTTTTAATGCTTTAAATACTATCACATCCTTTTTAAGATTCAATCCCAATAAAGCAAGAGAACTGATTGTTAATCTATCAACCTATTTAAGGTATAATATAGAAGAAACAAACACCCTTGTAGATATTACCGAGGAGCTTGAACAGGTTAAAGCCTATGTGGGAATAGAAAAGGCAAGGTTTGGCGACAAACTTAGGGTAACCTATGACATCGATGAAATCATACATATTAAAATTCCTTCGCTTATAATCCAACCTTTAGTAGAAAACTCAATAAAACATGGAATACTCAAGGGTTCTGGCTCCGGAAATGTTTCCATTAAAGTGAAAAGACTTAACTTAAATGAGGTTGAGGTGGTTGTGCAAGATGATGGAATAGGTATCCCACAGGCTGTGATTGATAGCATATCCAATGGAACCTTGAGAGAAAATAAAATAGGCCTATGCAATGTACATAACAGATTAAAATATTTATACGGTAAGGGGATTATAATTGAGAGGCCTGCTATAGGAACAAAAGTCAGTTTTATTCTTCAAGATAATACAAAGGGGGATAAATAA
- a CDS encoding TM1266 family iron-only hydrogenase system putative regulator, with protein MNRRIAVVGAILENPKECQAEFNHIIAEFKDIVRGRMGIPFEDVGISVVSITLLGSLDEINHLTGKLGNIKGITIKTSISKKEV; from the coding sequence GTGAATAGAAGAATCGCTGTGGTAGGTGCTATATTGGAAAATCCAAAGGAGTGTCAAGCCGAATTTAATCATATTATTGCTGAGTTTAAAGATATTGTACGGGGGCGGATGGGAATTCCCTTTGAAGATGTGGGGATTTCAGTCGTATCAATAACCCTTTTAGGTAGCTTAGATGAGATCAATCATCTTACCGGAAAATTAGGGAATATAAAGGGCATTACCATAAAAACATCTATCTCAAAAAAGGAAGTATAG
- the hydE gene encoding [FeFe] hydrogenase H-cluster radical SAM maturase HydE → MKNILEKLYKYNDLSPEELLEIITYFNYSDPERLFFYAQRTREKVYGKKVYMRGLIEFSNYCKQNCLYCGLRRENKNVERYRLSLEEIMECCQEGYQLGYRTFVLQSGEDIFYDDDKICRIIKAIREKFSDVAITLSIGEREKKSYRKYFEAGADRYLLRHETASEDLYKKFHPTMNIVSRQNCLQELKEIGFQTGAGFMVGLPGQRDENLVEDLLFLKRLQPHMVGIGPFIPHGETPLGCEVGGTVAKTLIMLALTRLLLPNVLLPATTAMGTLDPIGREKALKAGANVVMPNLSPISVREKYEIYQGKICTGDESAHCRSCIETRIHQAGFEVDLSRGDHITIGGKQ, encoded by the coding sequence ATGAAGAACATATTAGAAAAATTATATAAATATAATGATTTATCACCAGAGGAATTATTAGAGATTATTACCTATTTTAATTATTCCGATCCAGAAAGATTATTTTTCTATGCCCAAAGGACGAGGGAAAAAGTTTACGGTAAAAAAGTATATATGAGAGGATTAATTGAGTTTTCAAATTATTGTAAACAAAACTGTCTCTATTGTGGTCTTCGTAGGGAGAATAAAAATGTAGAGAGATATCGTTTATCCCTAGAGGAAATTATGGAATGCTGTCAAGAAGGTTATCAATTGGGTTATAGGACTTTTGTCTTACAAAGTGGTGAAGATATCTTTTATGATGACGATAAGATATGCAGAATTATCAAAGCCATCAGAGAAAAATTTTCTGATGTGGCGATTACCTTATCCATAGGAGAAAGAGAGAAGAAGAGTTATAGAAAATATTTTGAAGCGGGAGCAGATAGATATCTTTTAAGACATGAAACAGCCAGTGAAGATCTATATAAAAAATTTCATCCCACGATGAACATTGTAAGTAGACAAAATTGTCTACAAGAGTTAAAGGAAATAGGATTTCAGACGGGAGCAGGATTTATGGTAGGCTTGCCTGGTCAAAGGGATGAAAACTTAGTAGAGGATTTATTATTCCTTAAAAGATTACAACCCCATATGGTGGGCATTGGCCCCTTTATTCCCCACGGGGAAACTCCCCTAGGTTGTGAGGTAGGAGGCACAGTTGCTAAAACTTTGATTATGTTAGCCTTGACTAGACTATTATTACCTAATGTTTTGTTACCTGCAACAACGGCCATGGGGACCCTAGATCCTATAGGAAGAGAAAAGGCTTTAAAGGCAGGGGCTAATGTAGTGATGCCCAATCTTTCGCCTATTTCTGTGCGAGAAAAATATGAAATCTATCAGGGAAAAATTTGTACGGGAGATGAATCTGCCCACTGCAGGAGCTGTATAGAAACACGAATACATCAAGCGGGCTTTGAAGTGGATTTATCTAGAGGGGATCATATTACGATAGGAGGAAAACAATGA
- the hydG gene encoding [FeFe] hydrogenase H-cluster radical SAM maturase HydG, whose translation MIINHQYVEELLEQSQNASKEEINEILEKAKTFQGLSHLEVAKLLYIQNEEQINEMYKIAGEIKRAIYGNRIVVFAPLYVSDFCVNNCTYCGYQKKNPFPRRKLTMEEIQQEVKILEKMGHKRIALEAGEDPVNCSIDYILDAIDAIYQTENEKGNIRRINVNIAATTVENYKRLKEKNIGTYILFQETYHKPTYEKVHPKSLKSSYEYHITAFDRAMEGGIDDVGGGVLFGLADYRFEVLSLMLHNQYLEEKFGVGFHTISVPRLKKAEGMNLTQFPHIIDDETFKKIVAIIRIAVPYTGIILSTRETSNIREEVINYGVSQVSAGSCTGVGGYKEHDSGRDVNQFEIGDHRTPVEVLKELLKDGFIPSYCTACYRQGRTGDRFMRLAKSGQIQNVCGPNALMTLMEFIEDYGDEELYQQAQRVIYKEAEKIEREDIKKLLLENLEKIKEGDRDLYV comes from the coding sequence ATGATTATTAATCATCAATATGTAGAGGAATTATTAGAACAATCCCAAAATGCATCTAAAGAAGAAATTAATGAGATATTAGAAAAAGCAAAGACATTCCAAGGACTTAGTCATTTAGAAGTTGCAAAGTTATTATATATCCAAAATGAGGAACAAATTAATGAGATGTATAAAATTGCAGGGGAAATAAAAAGGGCTATTTATGGCAATCGTATAGTCGTTTTTGCACCTCTCTATGTAAGTGATTTTTGTGTAAATAATTGTACTTATTGCGGCTATCAAAAAAAGAATCCTTTTCCACGCCGAAAACTGACTATGGAAGAAATACAACAGGAAGTTAAAATCTTAGAGAAAATGGGGCATAAACGTATTGCTTTAGAAGCAGGAGAAGATCCTGTCAACTGCTCTATTGATTATATTTTAGATGCCATCGATGCGATTTATCAAACTGAGAACGAAAAGGGAAATATCCGTCGCATTAATGTAAATATTGCTGCTACTACAGTAGAAAACTATAAAAGGTTAAAGGAAAAAAATATTGGAACCTATATTTTATTCCAGGAGACCTATCATAAACCTACTTATGAAAAAGTTCATCCCAAAAGTCTAAAAAGTAGCTATGAGTATCACATCACGGCCTTTGATCGAGCTATGGAGGGAGGAATTGATGATGTGGGTGGAGGTGTACTCTTTGGCCTTGCAGATTATCGTTTTGAAGTTTTATCCTTAATGCTTCATAATCAATATTTGGAAGAAAAATTCGGAGTAGGCTTTCATACTATTTCGGTGCCCCGATTAAAAAAAGCCGAGGGAATGAATTTAACACAATTTCCCCATATCATTGATGATGAAACCTTTAAAAAGATAGTGGCTATTATACGTATTGCAGTGCCCTATACAGGAATTATTCTATCGACTAGGGAGACCTCCAATATACGTGAGGAAGTTATCAACTACGGAGTTTCTCAAGTTAGTGCAGGCTCTTGTACTGGAGTTGGAGGATATAAAGAACATGATAGTGGCAGGGATGTAAACCAATTTGAAATAGGTGATCATCGCACCCCAGTAGAAGTACTTAAGGAATTGTTAAAGGATGGGTTTATTCCTAGTTACTGTACTGCCTGTTATAGACAGGGAAGAACGGGGGATCGATTTATGAGATTAGCCAAATCAGGCCAAATTCAAAATGTTTGCGGTCCCAATGCCCTTATGACCCTCATGGAATTTATTGAGGACTACGGAGATGAAGAGTTATATCAGCAAGCCCAAAGAGTAATTTACAAAGAGGCTGAGAAAATAGAGAGAGAAGATATTAAAAAACTACTTCTAGAAAATTTAGAAAAAATTAAAGAGGGAGATCGGGATTTATATGTATAA
- the hydF gene encoding [FeFe] hydrogenase H-cluster maturation GTPase HydF, whose translation MYKTPNANRTHIALVGKRNAGKSSLLNALVEQEISLVSPIKGTTTDPVNKAIELLPLGPVLFIDTAGLDDEGQLGSLRVEKSLKVLEKTDFAIFVMDAQDIDNDLLEKTKREFKRLNIPYIVAINKIDQISWEKRKEMEKVHSQCIFVSSKEGTNIHRLKEELITKIKKQEEDPPIVGDLVPYNGKVILVVPIDAEAPKGRIILPQVQVIRDCLDHGIKSYIVRDIELPSALEDLKDIDLVITDSQAFKKVDQMVSKEVKLTSFSIVFARYKGDLPTFVEGIKSIDQLPNHANILISESCTHSHSHEDIGRVKIPKLLNQYTQKQFNYHFNAGQNFPEDIENYDLVIHCGSCMVNRKTMENRIRICQEKNLPITNYGVLLAYLTGILDRTLEIFDLD comes from the coding sequence ATGTATAAAACGCCCAACGCCAATCGGACTCATATTGCTCTAGTAGGCAAAAGAAACGCTGGAAAATCATCCCTACTAAATGCTTTAGTAGAACAGGAGATTTCCCTAGTGTCCCCTATTAAGGGGACTACCACAGATCCAGTAAATAAGGCCATAGAATTATTGCCCCTAGGACCTGTATTATTTATAGATACTGCTGGATTGGATGATGAAGGCCAGTTAGGCTCCCTCAGAGTAGAGAAGAGTTTGAAAGTTCTGGAAAAAACAGACTTTGCCATTTTTGTGATGGATGCCCAGGACATAGATAATGATCTACTAGAAAAGACAAAAAGAGAGTTCAAAAGATTAAACATTCCCTATATTGTTGCTATAAATAAGATAGATCAAATTTCCTGGGAAAAACGAAAGGAAATGGAAAAGGTCCATTCCCAATGTATCTTTGTTTCCTCCAAGGAAGGTACAAATATTCATAGGTTAAAAGAGGAATTGATCACTAAAATAAAAAAACAAGAAGAAGACCCTCCTATAGTAGGGGATTTAGTTCCCTATAATGGAAAAGTAATACTGGTTGTTCCCATTGATGCTGAAGCACCAAAGGGAAGAATCATATTGCCCCAGGTGCAGGTCATACGGGATTGTTTAGATCATGGCATAAAAAGTTATATCGTTCGAGATATAGAGCTCCCATCAGCATTAGAAGACTTGAAAGATATAGATCTAGTGATTACCGATTCTCAAGCCTTTAAAAAAGTAGATCAAATGGTATCCAAGGAAGTAAAATTAACTTCCTTCTCTATTGTTTTCGCCAGATACAAGGGGGATTTGCCAACATTTGTTGAAGGAATAAAATCTATAGACCAATTACCCAACCACGCAAATATTTTAATATCCGAGAGCTGTACCCATAGCCATTCCCATGAAGATATAGGAAGAGTAAAAATACCTAAATTATTAAATCAATATACCCAAAAACAATTTAACTACCATTTTAATGCAGGTCAGAATTTTCCTGAGGATATCGAAAATTATGATTTAGTCATTCACTGTGGCTCCTGTATGGTAAATAGAAAGACCATGGAAAATAGAATAAGAATTTGTCAAGAAAAAAACCTTCCCATTACTAATTACGGTGTTTTACTTGCCTATCTTACAGGAATACTGGATAGAACTTTAGAAATTTTTGATCTAGATTAG
- a CDS encoding superoxide dismutase family protein, with translation MYNQNECHAVAYIKGGPLAPNIQGTVNFQDVPGGTMVCACIMGLPEYKPALGNRAPIGPHGFHIHENGSCMIGDPTDPFQAAGEHWNPCNQPHGNHAGDFPVLFSNNGMANTCFFTNKFKVNDIIGKAIIIHENPDDYRTQPAGASGKRLACGIVQSM, from the coding sequence ATGTATAATCAAAATGAATGTCATGCTGTAGCTTATATAAAAGGGGGACCTTTAGCACCGAATATACAAGGTACGGTAAATTTCCAAGACGTTCCAGGGGGAACCATGGTATGTGCATGTATTATGGGATTACCTGAATACAAACCAGCATTAGGAAATCGTGCCCCCATTGGACCCCATGGCTTCCATATTCATGAAAATGGAAGTTGCATGATTGGTGATCCCACCGACCCCTTCCAAGCTGCAGGTGAACATTGGAATCCTTGCAATCAACCCCATGGCAATCATGCTGGGGATTTCCCTGTTCTTTTCTCTAATAATGGAATGGCGAACACCTGCTTTTTTACCAATAAGTTCAAAGTAAATGATATTATCGGAAAAGCTATTATTATCCATGAAAACCCTGATGACTATCGTACACAACCAGCAGGAGCATCTGGAAAACGGTTAGCCTGCGGGATCGTACAATCTATGTAG
- the typA gene encoding translational GTPase TypA, whose translation MEQVRNDVRNIAIIAHVDHGKTTLVDQLLRQSGTFRENQVIQERVMDSNDLERERGITILSKNTAVRYKDTKINIIDTPGHADFGGEVERVLKMVNGVVLVVDAFEGPMPQTKFVLKKALELELPVISCINKVDRPGARPEKVMDEVLDLFIELDADEEQLECPFVYASAKNGIASLDMHKLGDNMEPLFETILEHIPAPKGNFDGPFQVLISTIDYDNYIGRIGVGKVERGSIKTNQEAIMVNEQNPELHKKVKITKLYEFEGLNRMEVDQAEVGSIVAIAGIEGIHIGDTVCNAEHPEALPFVKISQPTIAMTFSVNDSPFAGQEGKFVTSRQLRDRLFRELQTDVSIKIEETDSPDAFKVSGRGELHLSILIETMRREGYEFQVSKPEVLFEIIDGKKNEPMEIVTIDVPEEFMGTVIEKLGKRKAELINMTQSKGGYSRLEFSIPARGLIGYASEFMTDTKGNGILNTIFDGYAPYKGEIPTRSQGSLIAYETGESIAYGLFNAQERGTLFIGAGVKVYEGMIVGENARLGDIEVNVCKRKQLTNVRASGSDDALKLSPPKVLSLEQALEFIEEDELVEITPENTRIRKKILDSTKRKRASRNK comes from the coding sequence ATGGAACAGGTCAGAAATGATGTAAGAAACATAGCTATTATTGCCCATGTAGACCACGGTAAAACTACCTTAGTAGACCAACTTTTAAGACAAAGTGGTACTTTTAGGGAAAATCAAGTGATTCAAGAAAGGGTAATGGATTCAAATGATCTAGAAAGAGAACGAGGAATTACTATCCTTTCTAAAAATACAGCTGTTCGTTATAAAGATACAAAGATTAATATTATTGATACACCGGGCCATGCTGATTTTGGCGGAGAAGTAGAGCGGGTATTAAAGATGGTGAATGGAGTTGTTTTGGTAGTAGATGCCTTTGAAGGTCCTATGCCTCAAACAAAATTTGTTCTTAAAAAAGCTCTAGAACTAGAACTACCAGTTATTTCATGTATTAACAAAGTAGATAGACCAGGAGCACGACCAGAAAAGGTAATGGATGAAGTGCTAGATCTTTTTATAGAGCTAGATGCAGATGAAGAACAACTAGAATGCCCCTTTGTATATGCCTCTGCTAAAAATGGGATAGCCTCCTTAGATATGCACAAGCTAGGAGATAATATGGAGCCATTATTTGAGACCATACTGGAACATATCCCAGCGCCAAAGGGGAATTTTGATGGTCCTTTCCAAGTTTTAATTTCTACCATTGACTATGATAATTATATTGGACGTATTGGTGTGGGTAAAGTAGAAAGAGGAAGCATTAAAACCAATCAAGAGGCGATTATGGTAAATGAACAAAACCCAGAACTGCATAAAAAGGTTAAAATTACAAAACTTTATGAATTTGAAGGATTAAATAGAATGGAAGTTGACCAAGCTGAGGTAGGAAGTATTGTGGCTATTGCGGGAATAGAGGGGATTCACATTGGGGACACCGTATGTAATGCGGAACATCCTGAAGCCCTTCCCTTTGTAAAAATCTCCCAACCTACGATTGCCATGACCTTCTCTGTAAATGATAGCCCCTTTGCAGGACAGGAAGGGAAATTTGTAACCTCTAGACAATTAAGAGATAGATTATTTAGAGAATTACAAACCGATGTCAGTATTAAAATAGAGGAAACAGATAGCCCTGATGCCTTTAAAGTATCAGGTAGAGGTGAACTTCATCTTTCCATACTCATTGAAACCATGAGACGAGAAGGATATGAATTCCAAGTTTCAAAGCCTGAAGTACTCTTTGAAATCATAGATGGAAAGAAAAATGAACCTATGGAAATAGTAACTATAGATGTGCCAGAGGAATTTATGGGTACGGTTATAGAAAAATTGGGGAAGAGAAAGGCAGAACTAATCAATATGACCCAATCCAAAGGTGGATATTCCCGATTAGAATTTTCCATACCAGCTAGAGGCCTAATTGGTTATGCATCGGAATTTATGACAGACACTAAAGGAAATGGAATTTTAAATACTATTTTTGATGGGTATGCACCCTACAAAGGAGAAATACCTACTCGTTCCCAAGGGTCACTTATTGCCTATGAGACAGGAGAATCTATAGCCTATGGATTGTTTAATGCTCAAGAGAGGGGAACGCTGTTTATTGGAGCGGGAGTTAAAGTCTATGAAGGAATGATTGTGGGAGAAAATGCTCGATTAGGGGATATAGAGGTAAATGTCTGTAAAAGAAAGCAACTTACAAATGTCCGTGCCTCTGGATCCGATGACGCTCTTAAATTATCTCCTCCAAAAGTTTTAAGCTTAGAGCAGGCCCTAGAATTTATTGAAGAAGATGAATTGGTGGAAATCACACCAGAAAATACCCGTATTCGAAAGAAAATTTTAGACAGTACAAAACGCAAAAGAGCAAGCCGAAACAAATAA